The following DNA comes from Microbacterium wangchenii.
GGGGAGAGTCTCCGCGACGCCCTGACCCTGGGGGCAGCCGCCGGCGCGCTCAACGCCACGCATCACGGGCTGGGCACCGGTGAGGGCGGCGCGATCGAGCGGCTGCGGGAGGCGGTGACCGTCGGAGAGATCCCCCGCGGTGCGCCCTCGGACACGCCCACCGCGGGCCGCGTCAGCCCCGACGGCCTGGCCGCCCTCGCCGAACCCCCGACCGACACCGACGAGAAGGATCCCGCATGACCCGCGTACTGATCACGAACGACGACGGCATCCACGCGCCGGGGCTCTCGGTGCTCGCGCGCGCCGCGGCGGCAGCGGGCCACGACGTGTTCGTCGCCGCACCCGCGCAGCAGTCCAGCGGATCCAGTGCGTCGATCATGGCCGAGGAGGACGACGGACGCATCGCGATCGAACGGCGGGAACTGGACGGACTCGAGGGCGTCGCGACGTACGCGGTGCACGGCGGACCCGGGCTCATCGCCCTCATCGCGGCGCGCGGTGCGTTCGGCGACCCGGCCGAGGTCGTGCTCTCCGGCGTCAACCACGGCGCCAACGTGGGGCGCGCCATCCTCCACTCCGGGACGGTCGGCGCCGCCCTCACCGGGGGCCTGCACGGCGCACGCGCGCTGGCGGTGTCGCTGGATGTCGGCATCCACCCGGAGGAGTACCACTGGTCCACCGCCGCCGAGGCGGCCGTGGGCTTCGTCCCCGAGCTGCTCGCCCGCCCGCGGGGAACCGTGGCGAACCTCAACGCGCCGAACAGCCGCGAGGCCCGCGGACTGGTGGAAGCGCACCTCGCTCCCTTCGGCATCGTGCAGACGACCCTGTCCGAGAGCGACGAGCACCACATCCGCCTCGCCGTGGAGGATCTGCCCAACACCCCCGAGCCCGGCAGCGACGCGGCGCTCCTGGCCGAGGGGTGGATCACGGTGACCGGGATCGAGCCGGTCACCCGCGTGCCGCTGGGCCTGGAGGGCTGAGGCGGGTCAGGCCGGATCGACGAGGCTTCTCAGGATGCGAGCGAGCGCAGCCTGATCGGCCCGGTCGAGGCCTCGCAGCGCCTCCGCCTCGCGGCGCACGAGCTCGGTCATCGCCGCATCCACGCGCCGCGCGCCTTCGGGAGTCAGGCGGACGAGGATGCTGCGGCGGTCGAGCTCGTTGGGACGCCGCTCGATGAGCCCGCGTGCAGTGAGCTTCTCCAGGCGGTTCGTCATCGCCGCGGAGCCGATCATCGTCGCCTCGATCAGCTGCGCGGGATTCATCTCGTGCGGCTCCTCGGCACGCCGCAGCGCCGCCAGCACGTCGAACTCCCAGGCCGACAGTCCCGCGCCGGCGAACGCCGCCGCGCGCAGGCGATTGAGGCGGTGCGACGCGCGCCGCAGCCGGGACATGACGTCGAGGGGGGTGAGGTCGACCTCCGGCAGGCGCCGCGACCACGCGTCGATCAGAAGATCCACCTCGTCATCGCGGTCGGAGGAAGTCATGATCCGACCGTAACGCACGCTCTCTCACCCCGAGGGTGCGTCGGGGTCTTCGTGACGTCAGGATGCGGGATGGCGCAGCGCGTCGACGGCGTCCGAGAAGCTGAGGGCCTGCCGCACCTCCACGGCACGGTCGTAGCGAGGGCCGGACAGCGCCACGTACACGTGGCCGACGACCTCGACGTAACCGGCCACGACGTCGTCCCACGCGATCTCGTAGAGGTCGAGGTCGACCCGCGTCCACGGCTGCGGGGCCGCCAGCGCCGTAGATTCGACGTGACGCGCCTCCATGACCATGACCGTGCTCCTCTCGCTCTGTCTAGAGTGCGCCCGGAAAAGAAAACCCGCGCGGGGCTTGACGAGTCGGGCCCCGCAGGCTAACTATCTCGGCGGCGAGAGATCCCGCCGCCGTGTCAATCCCCCGGTCGCCAGGCAGCCGACCCCGTAGCGTCGCAGCATCCAGCCAGGAAGGGGATCCCATGGTCCGCGCTCTCGCGCTCAACTGCACCCTCAAGCCCGCTCCCGCTCCCTCCAGCACGGAGAAGCTCCTCCGGGAGGTGGTCGCCGCCCTCGGCGACGCCGGCGTGGAGAGCGAGCTCGCCCGGGTCGTCGACTACGACGTCCGGCCGGGCGTGGAGAAGGACATGGGTGCGGGCGACCAGTGGCCGGCGCTGCGGGAGAAGGTGCTCGCCGCCGACATCCTCGTGCTGGGAACCCCCACGTGGATGGGGCACCACTCCTCGATCGCTGCCCGCGTCCTGGAGCGCCTGGACGCCGAGCTCAGCGAGACCGACGACCAGGGCCGCCCGATCCTCTTCGGCAAGGTCGCCGTCGTCGCCGTCGTGGGCAATGAGGACGGCGCGCACAAAATCACCGCAGACCTCTTCCAGGCCCTCAACGACGTCGGGTACACCATCCCTGCCCAGGGCGTGACGTACTGGAACGGCGAGGCGATGGGATCGACCGACTATCGCGAGCTGGAGACGACCCCCGAGAGCACTGCCGGCACGACGGCGACGGTCGCGGCGAACGCCGCGCATCTGGCGACCCTCCTGGCCGGGGCGAACTACCCCGCCTGAGTCGCGCCGCGCACGGGGCGGCCGCGCCGCGGCCGGTCGGAGGACAGCCCGAACGTGCGCCCCGACCCGGGCGCGGACACGAGGGGCGTGACGGCGTCCAGCCACGCGATCTCCGCCACGACGCGCGACCGCTCCGCTTCCCGCAGGATGGCGGCGGCGACCTCGAGCCCGTCGACGTCCGCGTCGATCGCCGACAGCCGCGCCTGCGCCGCGCGGCGTTCGGCCGCCACGACCGCCGCAGCATCCACGCCTGGCAGGGTCGCGGCGAGGGCGACCTTCAGCGCCTGCTCGTCGCGCCCGCTGGGGGTCTCGGCCTCGGTGAACCAGCGGTCGGTCTCTGCGCGTCCGGCCTCGGTGATCCCCCAGTAGGTGTGCCCCGCTTCGTCGGTGCCGCGGCGCTCGACGAGCCCGTCGCGCTCGAGCCGGTCCAGCGTCGTGTAGATCTGACCGACGTTGAGCACCGCGCCGGTGCGGCGGGCGTACTCCGCGCGCAGCTGATACCCGTAACACGCGTCCTGATCGAGGATCGCCAGCAGTCCGCGGCGCACCGACATGCGACCCCCTCCAATATCGAGTATGTGCCTACCGAGTATACGAAGGCGGCGACAGCGGATAATGGCGGGATGGGCAACGCCGGTTACAGCGCGATCTCCAGCGACTCGCGCGTGCGCATCCTCCACCTCCTGCTGGAGCGGCCCGAGCGCACCGTGAGCGAGCTGTGCGAGGCGACGGGGCTGCATGCCAACACCGTCCGCGAACACCTGCAGCGCCTCATGGACGGCGGGTACGTCGTGGCCGCCACGGAGCACCGCACGACCCGCGGCCGGCCCCGCGTGCTCTACACCGCGACAGGCGAGGATGCGGCCTCCAGCCCGGTGGCCCAGCGCAAGGCCCGGGAGGCCGCCATCCGAGGGGATCTCTTCCGCCGGTTGTGGCCGGCCACCTCCACGTTGGCCGAGGAGGCGGTGCACCAGCTGGACGCGCTGGTGGACGACCTGGAGGGCGCGGGATTCACCCCCGTCGTGGACGAGCAGGCGCTCACGATCGACCTCTCCCCCTGCCCTCAGGCCGCCGCCGGCGGGCGCGACGTACGGTGCACGGTGCACCTGGGACTCATGGACGGCGTGCTCACATCGGCGTGCGGACCGCTCCGCGCCCAGCGCATCCGGCCGTCCGAGCGGCCCGCCGACTGCGTCGTGCAGCTGGCCGTCATGGAGTGACCCGGATCAGCCACCGATCGCGTTCATTCCGCGCGGGGGCTGCAGGAATGCGGGGTCGTTGATCGCGTGACCGGGCAGCTTGCCGTGCACGCATGCCCGGAGGCGCTCGGCGATGCCTTCCGCCCGTGACGCAGTGGAGTCCGCGCGCAGGACCGGCAGCAGGTCGTACTCCGCGAT
Coding sequences within:
- a CDS encoding helix-turn-helix transcriptional regulator; translation: MGNAGYSAISSDSRVRILHLLLERPERTVSELCEATGLHANTVREHLQRLMDGGYVVAATEHRTTRGRPRVLYTATGEDAASSPVAQRKAREAAIRGDLFRRLWPATSTLAEEAVHQLDALVDDLEGAGFTPVVDEQALTIDLSPCPQAAAGGRDVRCTVHLGLMDGVLTSACGPLRAQRIRPSERPADCVVQLAVME
- a CDS encoding MarR family winged helix-turn-helix transcriptional regulator; the protein is MTSSDRDDEVDLLIDAWSRRLPEVDLTPLDVMSRLRRASHRLNRLRAAAFAGAGLSAWEFDVLAALRRAEEPHEMNPAQLIEATMIGSAAMTNRLEKLTARGLIERRPNELDRRSILVRLTPEGARRVDAAMTELVRREAEALRGLDRADQAALARILRSLVDPA
- a CDS encoding PadR family transcriptional regulator, with the protein product MSVRRGLLAILDQDACYGYQLRAEYARRTGAVLNVGQIYTTLDRLERDGLVERRGTDEAGHTYWGITEAGRAETDRWFTEAETPSGRDEQALKVALAATLPGVDAAAVVAAERRAAQARLSAIDADVDGLEVAAAILREAERSRVVAEIAWLDAVTPLVSAPGSGRTFGLSSDRPRRGRPVRGATQAG
- the surE gene encoding 5'/3'-nucleotidase SurE, which codes for MTRVLITNDDGIHAPGLSVLARAAAAAGHDVFVAAPAQQSSGSSASIMAEEDDGRIAIERRELDGLEGVATYAVHGGPGLIALIAARGAFGDPAEVVLSGVNHGANVGRAILHSGTVGAALTGGLHGARALAVSLDVGIHPEEYHWSTAAEAAVGFVPELLARPRGTVANLNAPNSREARGLVEAHLAPFGIVQTTLSESDEHHIRLAVEDLPNTPEPGSDAALLAEGWITVTGIEPVTRVPLGLEG
- a CDS encoding flavodoxin family protein; the encoded protein is MVRALALNCTLKPAPAPSSTEKLLREVVAALGDAGVESELARVVDYDVRPGVEKDMGAGDQWPALREKVLAADILVLGTPTWMGHHSSIAARVLERLDAELSETDDQGRPILFGKVAVVAVVGNEDGAHKITADLFQALNDVGYTIPAQGVTYWNGEAMGSTDYRELETTPESTAGTTATVAANAAHLATLLAGANYPA